From a single Candidatus Microthrix subdominans genomic region:
- a CDS encoding ABC transporter ATP-binding protein, producing the protein MSADDAPTYTGPGDAATVPSGPPRPDAATAPPAELVARDRALEAKVLADVPREPGAPKPDPILVADGVTRRFGGVTAVNVDHVEFQRGAISALIGPNGAGKTTFFNLLTNFDKATSGAWTFNGKKLAGVAPHKVARLGMIRTFQLTKSLSKLSVIQNMMLGATHQRGESFLTAIVPPLWSAQEKEITERADLLLERFRLAHMREEFAGSLSGGQRKLLEMARALMAEPELIMLDEPMAGVNPALKQSLLGHILSLRDEGRTVIFVEHDMDMVQEISDWVTVMAEGRLIAEGTPSDISSNDAVIDAYLGSHHDLDLRPDILTNPSEGSVEAEPDAGTLEAP; encoded by the coding sequence ATGTCCGCTGACGACGCCCCCACCTACACCGGTCCCGGAGATGCCGCCACGGTCCCCAGCGGTCCGCCCCGCCCCGACGCAGCCACCGCTCCGCCGGCCGAACTGGTCGCACGGGACCGCGCCCTCGAAGCGAAGGTGCTCGCCGACGTGCCTCGCGAGCCCGGCGCCCCCAAGCCCGATCCGATCCTGGTCGCCGATGGGGTCACCCGTCGCTTCGGCGGCGTCACGGCCGTCAACGTCGACCATGTCGAGTTTCAGCGCGGGGCGATCTCCGCCCTGATCGGGCCCAACGGTGCCGGCAAGACCACCTTCTTCAACCTGCTGACCAACTTCGACAAGGCGACCTCCGGGGCGTGGACGTTCAACGGCAAGAAGCTCGCCGGCGTTGCGCCGCACAAAGTGGCCCGCCTGGGCATGATCCGCACCTTCCAGCTGACCAAGTCGTTGTCCAAGCTGTCGGTCATCCAGAACATGATGTTGGGCGCCACCCACCAGCGTGGGGAAAGTTTCCTGACGGCGATCGTTCCGCCGCTGTGGTCCGCCCAGGAGAAGGAGATCACCGAGCGCGCCGACCTGTTGTTGGAACGCTTTCGCCTGGCCCACATGCGTGAGGAGTTTGCCGGCTCGCTGTCCGGCGGCCAGCGCAAGCTGCTCGAGATGGCCCGGGCGCTGATGGCCGAACCCGAACTGATCATGTTGGACGAGCCGATGGCCGGCGTCAACCCGGCACTGAAGCAATCGCTGCTCGGCCATATCCTGTCACTGCGGGACGAGGGCCGTACCGTGATCTTCGTCGAGCACGACATGGACATGGTGCAGGAAATCTCCGACTGGGTGACCGTCATGGCTGAAGGCCGGTTGATCGCCGAAGGCACGCCGAGCGATATCAGTTCCAACGACGCAGTGATCGACGCCTACCTGGGCAGCCATCACGATCTCGACCTGAGGCCGGACATTCTCACCAACCCGAGCGAGGGGTCGGTGGAAGCCGAGCCGGATGCCGGCACGCTGGAGGCGCCCTGA